One Oncorhynchus kisutch isolate 150728-3 linkage group LG11, Okis_V2, whole genome shotgun sequence genomic region harbors:
- the LOC109900148 gene encoding transcription factor 24-like gives MVGRQTIRMDSGNGPVTVMDESPTSSPSSSPSPDMLTTDSRRPEALHHSRVVQAGGLGGRGRPAAANAARERSRVQTLRSAFLELQRTLPSVPPDTKLSKLDVLILATTYIAHLTRTLQEEGMEEGESNRQTEALHSLKGEGYLHPVKKWPMRSRLYVGASGQFLNNSKQTENQGASSSTSQT, from the exons ATGGTTGGAAGACAGACGATACGCATGGATAGTGGAAATGGCCCAGTGACAGTTATGGATGAGAGTCCCACATctagccccagctccagccccagtcCTGACATGCTGACCACCGACAGTCGGCGTCCGGAGGCCCTGCATCACTCCAGGGTGGTCCAGGCCGGTGGGCTCGGTGGCAGAGGGCGACCGGCAGCAGCCAACGCAGCACGGGAGAGGAGTCGAGTGCAGACCCTGAGAAGCGCATTCCTGGAGCTACAGAGGACTCTTCCGTCGGTGCCACCGGACACAAAACTGTCCAAGCTCGACGTGTTGATTTTGGCCACCACGTATATTGCCCATCTGACTCGGACCTTgcaagaggaggggatggaggagggagagagcaatagacaAACAGAGGCCTTACACTCGCTGAAAGGTGAAGGTTACCTGCACCCTGTGAAA AAGTGGCCAATGCGATCCAGGTTATACGTCGGGGCCAGCGGTCAGTTTCTGAACAATTCAAAACAGACAGAAAATCAAGGCGCATCATCGTCGACCTCGCAGACATAA